The segment GCGCGCCTGCAGGCACTGGAGGCCGAGGCCGACCAGCTGCTGCTGGAGCCCTGCGGCGGGCTGTACCTGCACGAGCGCGATGCGATCCGCGTGCTGCTGGCCAATGACCTGTTCGAGACCATCGAGAAGGCAATCGACGCCTGCTGCGACGTGGGCAACGTGATCTACGTCATCGTGCTCAAGAACAGCTGACGACCCAGGGAGATTCCCATGAGCAAGCCGGGCTGCTCCCATGTGCGAATCCCGCAGCGCGCAGCGCGGAGAGTGGTCCAGTGAGCATCGAACTGCTGACCCTGGTGATCGCGATTGCGCTGGGCTTTACCTACATCAACGGCTTTCATGACACAGCCAATTCCATCGCCACGGTGGTGGCCACCAAGGTGCTGACGCCAGGCCAGGCGGTGGCGATGGCGGCGGTCACCAACTTGATCGGCGCGCTGACCGGTACGGCCGTGGCCAGGACGATCGCCGAAGGCCTGGTCAACGCCAATATGGTGGAGACGAGGGCCTGGTTCCTGCTCAGCGCGCTGGGCGGCGCCTGCCTGTGGAACCTGGTCACCTGGTGGTGGGGGCTGCCATCGAGCTCCAGCCACGCCCTGGTGGGTGGGCTGGTGGGGGCTGCGCTGGCGGTCAGCGCCAACGACTGGCACGCCATCATCTGGTGGTCGGTACGGGACGGCCCGTGGTGGCTGGCCGGCGGCGTGGTGCCCAAGGTGATGATCCCCATGGTGCTCTCGCCGGCGCTGGGCTTTGCCGTGGCCTTTACCGCCATGCTGGGCCTGTACGCGCTGCTGCTGTGGTTATCGCGGCGCACCGGCTTCGCGCGGCGGCTGGGCAGCACGCCCTGGGTCAACGCGGTGTTCGGCCGTTCGCAGATCGTGTCGGCTGCTGCCATGGGGCTGTCGCACGGCATGAACGACGCACAGAAGTCCATGGGCATCGTGGCACTGGCGTTGGCCGGGGCGACCGCCGCCGGCAGCCTGGACGGCTTACCGCGCTGGCTGGACTTTCTGCGGCTGGCACCGGGTGCCGGCGGCGCGTTCGAGGTGCCGACCTGGGTAGTGGTGCTGTGCGCGCTGGTGATGGCCGCGGGCACGGCCGGCGGCGGCTTGCGCATCATCCGCACGCTGGGTCACAAGATGGTGCGGCTGCACCCAATCCACGGCTTCGTCGCCGAGACCAGCTCGGCTCTGGTCATCATAGCCGCCTCGTCGATCGGCATTCCTGTGTCGACCACCCATTGCGTGTCCTCGACGATCATGGGCGTGGGCGCGGCCAAGCGCTTCAGCGCCATCCGCTGGTCGGTAGTGCAGCGCATGGTCTGGGCCTGGGTGCTGACGCTGCCGATCACCGCATCCATCAGCTACGCCATCGCCTGCGCGCTGGCACCCATGGTGTGAGGTCCGCCGCAATGACCCATCCCGATTCCAGATCCTTGCGTCCAGTATCTGGAATCGGGACGGGCACCACGGTTTCCGTCATCACCGTCGTGAATGAGAAGATCTATTCATACTCGTCATATTCGATCACTTGCGTGTCGATTTCCTGCCCTCAAGTGAGCTGGCACGGGGCTTGCCAGCCACTTGCCAGAAGCAGGACAGGATCCTGCCCGGCACAGCCCGTACCACGCCCGCCACACGGTACCCGACACCGGATGCCTGTAGAGCGTCAGCCCTCTGGGAGCCATGTCATGTCCACCGCCACTCGTCTTCATCCGGCGCCCGTCACCGGCCCGGCCGCGCCCGGGGTGTTTCGCGCGCCGCCGTGGCTGCTCGAACCCTTCGCGCCAATCAGCCTCGAGCAGCTCAACGCCAAGGCCGACATGCTGGAGCGGCGCGATAACAAGTACGTGGTCGACCTCGCGGTGCTGCGCCAGGCGCTGGCCGAGCTGGCCGTGCACTTCGACATCCTGGAGATCGACGGCCTGCGCGATTTCACCTACGACACCTGCTATTTCGACGATGCCGAGCACTCGAGCTACCACGACCACCACAAGGGCCGGCGCATCCGCTCCAAGGTGCGCATGCGCACCTACGTGGACGCGGGCCTGTGCTTCGTCGAGGTCAAACTCAAGTACATGCGCGGCATGACCATCAAGGAGCGCCTGCAGCGTCCGGTCGAGCAGTACGGCGTGATGGACCCCGCCGCGCGCGAGTTCGTCGAGACCTGTCACCACGAGCTGTACGGGCGCGCCTTCGGCCGCGTCCTGCAGCCCACGCTGCGCATGCGCTACCAGCGCGTCACCCTGGTGGCCAGGCAGGGCGGTGAGCGCATGACGATCGACCTGGGCGTGCGCTTCGAGGACTCCGCCGACGTGCGCACGGTGCATGCGGATACCGTGCTGGTCGAGACCAAGTCCGACAAGGCCAACGGCATTGCCGACAAGATCCTGCGCACGCTGCACCAGCACCCCACCAACAGCTGCTCCAAGTACTGTGTGGCCGCCGCGGCGCTGAACAAGGTGGGCAAGTACAACAAGTTCCTGGTGCCGCTGCGCAAGCTGGGCATGGTGCCGGACGCGACGCTGACCCGGGCGGCGGTTGCGCCACCCTGCGCCGTGGTGGGGGTCTGACATGAGGGGGCGCACGCGACTTCACATGACGCTGACCGCCGCGGTGCTGGCGGCACTGGCCTGGGTGGGTGGGTGCAGTGGTGTGACGCAGGCCGCATCCGGCGGGGCGCCGGCAGCGGTCAGCCGCTTCGTGGTGCCGGCCATGCCGGCGGCCGGCCAGCGGGTGGGCGAGGTCTCGGGCCTGGCCTGGGATGCCGACGCACAGTTGTTGTACGCGGTCTCGGACCAAGGCTTGCTCTACCGCTTTCGCGTCGAACGCGCGGGCGCCACGTTGCGCTCGGTACGGCTGATGGACACCGCCGCGCTGATCGATCCGGCCACCGGCGAAGGCCAGCCGCGCGCGGGCTGGCGCTTCAACGCCGAGGGGCTGGCGCTGCGCCCTGCAGGCGGCGATCCGCGCGGCCCCAGCGAACTGGTGGTGGCGCTGGAAGAACGGCCACCGCAGATCGCCCGCTTTCGCCCGGACGGCACCTTGCTGGGTCGCCTGGCAGTGCCGCCACCGGCCGACGACAGCGCCAACTACCGCAAGAAGGGGCGCGGCTTGGAGTCGGTGGCGCTGCACCCGGCACACGGCCTGGTCACGGCGCCCGAGGCACCGCTGCAAGGGCACCCCGACACGCTGCACACGGTCTATGCCCGGGGCCAGGCGTGGTCGTTTGTGCGCCACACGCCCGACAGCCGCCTGAAGGGCATCGAGATTCTGCCCGACGGTGGCCTGCTGATACTGGAGCGCTCGCGCCCTACCCGCTCCAAGGACGAGCAGGTGGCCACGCTGCGCCGCGTGGACCTTGGCCGCTGCGACCCTCAGGGCGTATGTGCGACACGCCTGCTGGCCGCGCTGCCTCCGGGGCCCGAGAACTTCGAGGGTCTGAGCCTGCTGGACGTCCACCACGCCCTGATCGCCAGCGACAACGGGGGCCAGGCGAGGCAGGGCACCACCTTTGCCTTGGTCACGCTACCATGACGAATCACCATCCCTCCGCCACGGCGTGCTGGGTCCTGGCCCTGGGTGTGCTCGGCCTGTGCCTGGCCGACCACGCCATGGCCTTCAAGCTCGAACCCGAAGCACGCCTGCACCTGGACTACGCCGCTCACGACGCCGACGCCGAGCCGCTGGACGACGGTGACATCGTGCGCCGCGCCATCATCGGCCTGAAGGGCAAGGCGGGCGAGGACTGGACGTTCGAGGCCGCCTACGAGCTGGCCGACAAGGGCCGGCTGCGTCCCGGCGACGGCAAGTTCAAGGACGTGGCACTGAGCTACGAAGGCTGGCGCGTCGGCGACTTCACGCTGGGCCAGATCAAGCTGCCTTTCAGCCTGGAGGAGTTGACCAGTTCCAACGACTCTCTGTTCATCGAGCGCGCACTGCCGGTCGATGCCTTCGCACCCTCGCGGCGCCTGGGCTTGGGCTTTCGCCATCAGCGCGACGCATACACGGTATCGGCGATGGCCTTTGGCTCGTCCATCGACGGCGACGACCGCGGGCGCGGGCTGGGCGCGCGTGCGACCTGGGTGCCGGCACAAAGCAGCACGTCGGTGCTGCACCTGGGCGCGGCTGTCGTCGTCGAGCGACCGCGCAGCAAGGTCGATTTCGATACCACGCCGGAGTCGCGTGTGGCGGACGAAGACCTGGTCAACACCGGCGGCGTCGAGGACGTACGCCGCATCGATCGGCTGGGCCTGGAGGCGGCCTGGCGCAGCGGCCCGCTGACCGTGCAGACCGAGTGGCTGCAGGCCTGGCTGCGCCGCGACGCGGGCGCACCTGGCGCGCGCCTGAACGGCGGCTACCTGGCCACCAGCTGGCTGCTGAGCGGCGAGGTGCGCCCTTACAAGAACGGCCGATTCAAGGGCATCAGCCCCAGCCGCTCAACCGGCGCCTGGGAGCTGACGGCGCGTCTGTCCCACATCGACCTGGATGACGCCGGGGTGCGCGGCGGGCACGAGCGTAATCTGACCTTCGGCTTGAACTACCATTTCAACGAGCACATGCGCGTCATGTTCAATTACATTCAGGTGCACAGCCAGCGCCGTGGCCAGACAGACGATCCGCACCTGCTGTTGCTGCGGCTGCAG is part of the Pseudomonadales bacterium genome and harbors:
- a CDS encoding inorganic phosphate transporter, coding for MELLTLVIAIALGFTYINGFHDTANSIATVVATKVLTPGQAVAMAAVTNLIGALTGTAVARTIAEGLVNANMVETRAWFLLSALGGACLWNLVTWWWGLPSSSSHALVGGLVGAALAVSANDWHAIIWWSVRDGPWWLAGGVVPKVMIPMVLSPALGFAVAFTAMLGLYALLLWLSRRTGFARRLGSTPWVNAVFGRSQIVSAAAMGLSHGMNDAQKSMGIVALALAGATAAGSLDGLPRWLDFLRLAPGAGGAFEVPTWVVVLCALVMAAGTAGGGLRIIRTLGHKMVRLHPIHGFVAETSSALVIIAASSIGIPVSTTHCVSSTIMGVGAAKRFSAIRWSVVQRMVWAWVLTLPITASISYAIACALAPMV
- a CDS encoding porin; its protein translation is MTNHHPSATACWVLALGVLGLCLADHAMAFKLEPEARLHLDYAAHDADAEPLDDGDIVRRAIIGLKGKAGEDWTFEAAYELADKGRLRPGDGKFKDVALSYEGWRVGDFTLGQIKLPFSLEELTSSNDSLFIERALPVDAFAPSRRLGLGFRHQRDAYTVSAMAFGSSIDGDDRGRGLGARATWVPAQSSTSVLHLGAAVVVERPRSKVDFDTTPESRVADEDLVNTGGVEDVRRIDRLGLEAAWRSGPLTVQTEWLQAWLRRDAGAPGARLNGGYLATSWLLSGEVRPYKNGRFKGISPSRSTGAWELTARLSHIDLDDAGVRGGHERNLTFGLNYHFNEHMRVMFNYIQVHSQRRGQTDDPHLLLLRLQLAL
- a CDS encoding polyphosphate polymerase domain-containing protein; translation: MSTATRLHPAPVTGPAAPGVFRAPPWLLEPFAPISLEQLNAKADMLERRDNKYVVDLAVLRQALAELAVHFDILEIDGLRDFTYDTCYFDDAEHSSYHDHHKGRRIRSKVRMRTYVDAGLCFVEVKLKYMRGMTIKERLQRPVEQYGVMDPAAREFVETCHHELYGRAFGRVLQPTLRMRYQRVTLVARQGGERMTIDLGVRFEDSADVRTVHADTVLVETKSDKANGIADKILRTLHQHPTNSCSKYCVAAAALNKVGKYNKFLVPLRKLGMVPDATLTRAAVAPPCAVVGV
- a CDS encoding esterase-like activity of phytase family protein, whose product is MRGRTRLHMTLTAAVLAALAWVGGCSGVTQAASGGAPAAVSRFVVPAMPAAGQRVGEVSGLAWDADAQLLYAVSDQGLLYRFRVERAGATLRSVRLMDTAALIDPATGEGQPRAGWRFNAEGLALRPAGGDPRGPSELVVALEERPPQIARFRPDGTLLGRLAVPPPADDSANYRKKGRGLESVALHPAHGLVTAPEAPLQGHPDTLHTVYARGQAWSFVRHTPDSRLKGIEILPDGGLLILERSRPTRSKDEQVATLRRVDLGRCDPQGVCATRLLAALPPGPENFEGLSLLDVHHALIASDNGGQARQGTTFALVTLP